The Dehalococcoidia bacterium genomic sequence TCGAAGCGGGCCGCGGCTACTGCGACTACTTCGCCTCGGCGCTGGCGGTGATGCTGCGCAGCACGGGCGTGCCGGCCCGCGTCGTCGTCGGTTATGTCATGCACGAGCGCAACGCCGACGGCAGCTTCGCCCTGCGCGAGCATGACGCCCACGCCTGGACCGAGGTCTACTTCCAGGGTTACGGCTGGCAACGCTTCGACGCCACGCCCGGCGGCGCGGCGGCCTTCGCGCCGGGCGAGGGCCAAGAACCGGCATCAGGCGCATTCGGTTCCCTGCCGGCGCCCGCCAGTCCGCAACTCGCTTCGCCGCCGGTCGAGCCGCCCAGCGCCGAGGCTTCCCCCGTCGCGACAAAGCCGGCGGCGCCCGGAGATTCACTCTCGCTCCCGCTTCTCGCCTTCGCGCTCCTGCTCGCCGTGGCGCTGGCGGCCACGTACGCGCTGGCATTGCGCCTGCGTGAACCCCGCAGGGCAGCGTTCGCCGCCTGGCTCGGCGGCGGCGGCGCGGCGCGACTGTTCGTGCGCGCGCCTGCCTCGGGAGAAACCGCGCATGAGTTCGCGGCCGCCACGGCTCGCCGCTCGCCGCGCGCCGCCGGACTGCAGGCGCTTGCCGCGGCGTACACCGCGGCGCGCTACGGTCCCCGCCCTACGCGGCTGCCCGCACCGTCACACCTGTGGCGAATCCTCGCCGGCACGCTGGCCGGCCTGACGGTGGATCGACTGCGGCGTCGTTCGAAACCGTAGTCTGCCGGAGCGCCTCGGCGTTGCCGAACTTCACGGCTGGCGCGGTCGATCTCGCTCGGGTGTAAACTGGGCCTCGGCGGGCAGGCGCTGAACCTTTGCTGGGGCCCGCGCCCGCAGAACGCACGAGGCGGCGACAATGTCTTCCCCGGTCCGCGAGTTCGAGGGATTGCTGCGCTCCCTGCCGCGCGAGCGATCGTTCTTGCTGCCGGGACTGCATCGCTTGCAACACGA encodes the following:
- a CDS encoding transglutaminase domain-containing protein — its product is EAGRGYCDYFASALAVMLRSTGVPARVVVGYVMHERNADGSFALREHDAHAWTEVYFQGYGWQRFDATPGGAAAFAPGEGQEPASGAFGSLPAPASPQLASPPVEPPSAEASPVATKPAAPGDSLSLPLLAFALLLAVALAATYALALRLREPRRAAFAAWLGGGGAARLFVRAPASGETAHEFAAATARRSPRAAGLQALAAAYTAARYGPRPTRLPAPSHLWRILAGTLAGLTVDRLRRRSKP